ACAAAGCTCTTACCACCATCCGACACCACCTGGATATACTCAAGGTTGCCGGCCTAATCGAGATTGTAAAAATCGAGGAGATTCGTGGAGCAATCGCAAAATACTATGGAACGTCTACAAAGCTGATTGCAAACGAATCCGTAAAGGACTTTGACTCCAAGTATTCGGCACTGATCAAAACCACATCTGCCAAAATAGAAAAGGTGCTTGAGGGAATTGCAAAAAAGCCTGCACTGCAAAAGAAGTCCGAGGTATCACAAAACGAGCACCTGATGATGGAGATAATGAATCGTGCAATGGCTCAGGTTCTTGAGAACAACAACTTTTCCAACCACAAAAAGATCAAGTGACCTCTATTACAAACAGGCCGGTTGTTTTTGGATCCTGCAACTGCTTTATCATGTCGCGCGGAATGTCGTCTGATGCAACATCGCAGTTGATTGCAAGAGTTCTCGGACACACATAGTCGCTCTTTCTGATCACTATGTCGTGCGGATTTTCCAGCTTTAGCTCCTCATGTCCTCTTCCGCTAACTGTGAACAAAGTCTCGTTTACCTGTATGGTGATTGTTATTTTCGAGTCTGATCGCTTGATCCTTTCTTTGATCTCATCTGGTATGTCCTTGCATCCACATTGCGCGCTCACGCCGATTATGCAGTCGCCCTGCGGCGTGAGATCCGGCTCGGTCGTGATCTCAATTGTGCGTGGATGAAATGCTCTTACATTGCGATGACCAGAAAATGGAATCTCAAATCGCACAAGCACACCATGACTAGACTTAAATTAAACTTTCAAACGATCAAAGTCAGATTTGCTTCCTTCTCAACAAGGCTATGATAGAGCTATTACGATATTTTCCCCAGACGGACGACTCTACCAGGTAGAGTACGCAATTGAAACAGTAAGACGCGGAGCAATTGCAGTTGGAATCAAAAGCAAGGACGGAGTTGTAATTGCAGTGGAGGAAAAACCACGCAAGCTGCAAATCTCAGAGACTGCACACAAGATATTTCGAATTGATGATCACATTGGATTTGCAGCAGCCGGATACATTCCGGATGCAAGAAGCCAGGCAGACAACGCAAGATTCTTTGCGCAAAGCAACCGAATCGTCTACGACGAAGCAGTCGATGTTGAGACTGTCGCAAAACACCTTGCAGACCAATGCCAGCAATACACGCAGTTTGGCGGAGCAAGACCTTTTGGCGTAGCACTAATCATTGCAGGAGTTGACTCTTATGGCAACTCGCTGTTTCTGACTGACCCGAGCGGAACCTACATCGCATACGATGCGGTTGCAATCGGAGCCGGCTCAGACCAGGCAAACGAGTTCCTCGAGAAAAACTACAAGGCAGACATGTCACTTGAGGATGCGGGAGCACTGGCAACAGCGTGCATCTACATTGCAAGCGACCAAAAAGACGGCACCGACCACATCAGAATGTCACAAATCAAGTCGTCCACAAAGCAGTTTGAGACAGTAACACCAGAACAAGTTGAAAACTATGCCAAAGTAGGAAAGCAAAAGTTCCCAATTCCAAATCCTTAGAAGTTTTCATATTGAATATCTCCATCGCAATTCCAGACTCGTCGCTCCGTGATGAATCGACCAACCTTGACAAGTCGCGCAAGGTGTCACTAATCGCAAGGGCGTGCGCAATATTTCGCGTAAACACAATTTTTGTCTACGACGAAACAAGCGGCAACTACGACGACAGATTCCTGCTTTCCACCATTCTGAAATACCTGGAGACTCCGCAGTATCTGCGACGAGACCTCTTTCCAAAGATGGACGAGCTCAAGTATGCCGGAGTGATGCACCCACTGCAGATCCCGCACCACTCACTGTCTTCTAAAATCGAGGACCTCAAAGTCGGAGACATACGGGAGGGCGCAGTGGTGTACTACAAGGCAAAAAAATACGTTGACATCGGAGTGCACAAACTGATTCCGTACTTTGGAAAGGAATACGAAAAGAAGCGAGTCACAGTACAAATCAAGACACTCGAGCCGGAGATTACAGTAAAGGAGATCTCTGAATTTCACATCAAGCAGTACTGGGGCTACAAGGTAAAGGAAAGACCAAGCCTGCTCAAAATCCTCGAAGAATGGAACGGCAACATCCTCCTGACTTCAAGAAAGGGAAAGGAGGCGACGCTAAAGCAGGTGCAAGAGTACGCAAAATCCGAAAAGCCACTGCTGATTGCATTTGGCGGCCCTGATCGAGGCCTGTATGACATACTCGGCAAAAAGATAAACGAGATCCAAAACACAAAGACGCTCAACTTTTTCCCAAACCAGGCAACTGAGACCGTCCGACTCGAGGAGGCCATGATTGGCATACTCTCGATTCTGAACTTTGCAAACTCAAATTAAGCCAGAACACACCATCTCATCGTGGTAAACCAAAAAGCATTCCTAAAACTTGCAATACTTGCCGGGATTGCAGGAATCACGATTGGCGCAATCACGCTGTTCATTTCGATCAGCAACATGGCGAAACCGTAACAGTCGTTATCCCTAGGTATATAATGGGGTTAACGAGTTTTTCGATTATCTATGGGTCATAGAAAACATAGTCAGCCACGTCGTGGAAGTCTTGGATATCTGCCTAGAGGACGTGCCAAGAGCATGGAGGCACGAATTAGAAGCTGGCCAGAGATTACATCTGAGCAACCAAAGCTGCTAGGCTATGCAGGATTCAAGGTCGGATGCATACAGGTTGTAAGCATCGACGACAGAGACAGAACACCAAACCATGGAAAACAACTGGTCAGTCTTGGAACGGTTGTCGCAACTCCGCCAATCTCAGTTATCGGAATCAGAGCGTACCATGAGGACACTTATGGCGCACACGCACTGTTTGACGTGTACAGCACCGACATGCCAAAAGAGGTTTCCAGAATATTCACAATCAAACAAAAAGAAGGCACAATCGAGCGAGCAGAAAAACTACTTGGAAAGGTAAGCGAGCTGTTTGCAATAGTTGCAGTCCTGCCAAAAACTGCAGGAATCTCACAAAAAAAGCCGTACATCTTTGAAGTTGCAGTAAAAGGCGGCGATATCAAAAAACAATTTGAATTTCTAAAGGGATTATTTGGAAAACAAGTCAAAGTAGAGGAAGTCTTTGAGCTTGGCTCCAGCGTTGACGTAGCATCCATCTCAAAAGGAAAGGGATGGGAAGGCCCAATCACCAGATGGGGCGTAAAACGAAAACAACACAAATCAAGAAAGAGCGTCAGAGCCGTAGGTTCTCTTGGCCCAATCTCTCCGGCAAGCATCATGTACACCGTACCACGTGCGGGTCAGAGGGGATTCCATCAAAGAGTGGAATACAACAAGAGAATCATGATAATGAGCAACACCGAGAAAAGCGAATTCAAGATAAACCCGTCAGGCGGATTCAAGCACTATGGTTTTGTTAACGGCGACTTTGTAGTACTCAAAGGATCAATTCCTGGAACATACAGAAGACTAGTCAAGTTCAGATCACAAATTCGAAACATTCCATCCAAGGTCCTCAAACCAAACGTACTGGAGATAATGACATGAAGGCACAATCTTACTCCTTGACTGGAACAAAACAGGACGACGTGGAACTGCCAAAGGTATTCTCCACTCCGTTCAGAGAGGATTTGATTCACAAGGCATTTGTAAATCTTGATTCACACCATTACCAAAGACAGGGCAGACACCCAAGCGCAGGCCAAGACGTAGTTGCAATGTCCAACGACCCGCCAACAGGCCACCACCAAGCAAGAGTTGCAAGAATCAGGGGCGGCGGACCGCGACGAGGACAGGCAGCAGCAGTGGCAATGGTAAGGGGCGGAAGACAAGCGCACCCACCAACATCTGAAAAGATAGTCTACAAAAAGCTCAACAAAAAGGAAAACAAACTGGCGCTGTGCTCAGCAATTGCGGCAACTGCATCAAAGGACATCGTCGCATCACGAGGCCACGTAGTAGACAAGGTTCCATCATTCCCACTAATCGTATCTGATGACATTGAAAAGATATCAAAGGCAAAAGAGATCTCCAAAGTGCTTGACGCGCTGAATCTGTCTGGCGACATAAAGCGACTTGAAAGCAGAAAGGCACGATCCGGAAGATCATCACTCAGGGGCAGGGCAACAAAGATTGGAAAAAGCATCCTGTTTGTAACAAAGGATCCAAAAAACCTGGAAAAGGCTTGCGGCTCATTCCTTGGCGTGGACGTAAGGGCGGCAAACGCGCTGTCCGTACTTGACTTGGCACCTGGAGCAAACCCAATCCGACTCACAGTATACTCTAAATCTGCAATCAGCGAGCTGGAAAAGATAAACTCGGCACACCTAGAACTAATGGAGGCACTACAATGAACACAAGCCAGGCAACAAAGATAATCATCCGACCGTACATCACGGAAAAAACATTTGCACTAATTGAAAAAGACAGCAGAATCTGTTTCATCGTGGACATTGATGCAAGCAAGGCATCTATCAAAGAGGCAGTAAAGACCCTCTATGAGCAGGATGCAATCGATGTCAACACGGCAAGAACAATATCTGGCAAAAAGGCCTTTGTCAAATTCGAATCTGTTGAAAAAGCAAGAGACCTCGCAACAAAGATAGGAATGCTATAAATGGTGCCGCAAATCTCAAACCTAAAGGTGTCAAAGAATGGTTAAAGAGTTCGACTATAGGGGAATCCCGCTAGAACAGCTACAGAACATGTCGCTAGAGAAACTATTTGAGATCTTCCCAGCCAGAGCAAGACGATCACTTACCAGAGGAATCACCGACGGAAAGAGAAAGCTCATCGAGGAGATAAAACTCGACAAGGCAGGAAAATCCAAAAACCCAATCAAGACCCACATCAGGGATCTCATCATTTTGCCCTACATGGTAGGAGTTACAGTTAGCGTATTTTCAGGAAAAGAGTTCGTACCAGTTACAATAACACCACACATGATTGGCCACTTTGTTGGCGAATATGTCAGAACCAATAAACGAGTTCAGCATGGTGCACCAGGCGTAGGCGCATCACGATCCAGTCTATACGTCCCATTGAAGTGAATATTATGCCGCACTTTGGTTACGCTTTTCAAAATTTTGACGCGACAAAACACGTCCGCGCATCCGTCCGAGAGAAGGACATCTCGCACAAGCACGCCCGTGAGATTGCAAAGATGATCCAGGGACTTTCAATTGAAAAAGCACGTGACAACCTGCAAGAGGTAGTCGCACTAAAGCGCGCAGTTCCATTTAGACGATTCAAAAACGAGGTCGGCCACAAGTCTGACACAGGTGTGATGTCTGGTCGTTACCCACAAAAGGCAGCAACCGAGTTCATCCGACTGCTGGACAACTTGGAGGCAAACGCCGAGTACAAGGGCATGGACCTTGACAGACTAAAGATAGTCTCTGCAAACACCCACAAGGGTGTGATAGTAAAGAGATTCACTCCTCGTGCACAAGGCAGGGCAACTCCAAAGAACAACGTCCTGACACATATTGAGCTGGTGGCTCAGGAAGCATAGACATGTCCGCAGTAAAGAACGTAATCAAAGACAATTACAACATGATGCTACTCAAGGATTACCTAAGAACTGCAATCAAAGATGCGGGATTCTCACACGTGGAGATATCAAAGACTCCTACCGGAACTCGAGTCGTACTACACGTCACAAGACCTGGAATCGTAATTGGAAGAAAGGGATCCGGAATCAGGGATCTGACTGAAAAACTTGAAAAAGACTTTGGCCTAAAGAGCCCACAAATTGCAGTAAACGAAATCGCACAGCCTGAACTCACATCAAGCGTGATGTGCAACAGACTGGCATCACTCATTGAGCGCGGAACCGCATTCAGAAGGGCCACTATGTGGACCCTGCAGCAGATAATGAACGCAGGCGCAATGGGCGTACAAATCACAGTATCTGGAAAACTAAGGGGCGACCGCTCCTCATTTGAAAAACACTCCCTTGGCATACTGCCACGAGCAGGACACCAGGCTA
Above is a window of Candidatus Nitrosotenuis cloacae DNA encoding:
- a CDS encoding ArsR family transcriptional regulator yields the protein MSTLLEKPIKINRVVTISVSQAKALEDPARSKIVEILYHKQLTTEQIGKELQKNGFNKALTTIRHHLDILKVAGLIEIVKIEEIRGAIAKYYGTSTKLIANESVKDFDSKYSALIKTTSAKIEKVLEGIAKKPALQKKSEVSQNEHLMMEIMNRAMAQVLENNNFSNHKKIK
- a CDS encoding DUF371 domain-containing protein, with protein sequence MRFEIPFSGHRNVRAFHPRTIEITTEPDLTPQGDCIIGVSAQCGCKDIPDEIKERIKRSDSKITITIQVNETLFTVSGRGHEELKLENPHDIVIRKSDYVCPRTLAINCDVASDDIPRDMIKQLQDPKTTGLFVIEVT
- a CDS encoding archaeal proteasome endopeptidase complex subunit alpha, whose amino-acid sequence is MLPSQQGYDRAITIFSPDGRLYQVEYAIETVRRGAIAVGIKSKDGVVIAVEEKPRKLQISETAHKIFRIDDHIGFAAAGYIPDARSQADNARFFAQSNRIVYDEAVDVETVAKHLADQCQQYTQFGGARPFGVALIIAGVDSYGNSLFLTDPSGTYIAYDAVAIGAGSDQANEFLEKNYKADMSLEDAGALATACIYIASDQKDGTDHIRMSQIKSSTKQFETVTPEQVENYAKVGKQKFPIPNP
- a CDS encoding putative RNA uridine N3 methyltransferase is translated as MNISIAIPDSSLRDESTNLDKSRKVSLIARACAIFRVNTIFVYDETSGNYDDRFLLSTILKYLETPQYLRRDLFPKMDELKYAGVMHPLQIPHHSLSSKIEDLKVGDIREGAVVYYKAKKYVDIGVHKLIPYFGKEYEKKRVTVQIKTLEPEITVKEISEFHIKQYWGYKVKERPSLLKILEEWNGNILLTSRKGKEATLKQVQEYAKSEKPLLIAFGGPDRGLYDILGKKINEIQNTKTLNFFPNQATETVRLEEAMIGILSILNFANSN
- a CDS encoding 50S ribosomal protein L3 — its product is MGHRKHSQPRRGSLGYLPRGRAKSMEARIRSWPEITSEQPKLLGYAGFKVGCIQVVSIDDRDRTPNHGKQLVSLGTVVATPPISVIGIRAYHEDTYGAHALFDVYSTDMPKEVSRIFTIKQKEGTIERAEKLLGKVSELFAIVAVLPKTAGISQKKPYIFEVAVKGGDIKKQFEFLKGLFGKQVKVEEVFELGSSVDVASISKGKGWEGPITRWGVKRKQHKSRKSVRAVGSLGPISPASIMYTVPRAGQRGFHQRVEYNKRIMIMSNTEKSEFKINPSGGFKHYGFVNGDFVVLKGSIPGTYRRLVKFRSQIRNIPSKVLKPNVLEIMT
- the rpl4p gene encoding 50S ribosomal protein L4, with the translated sequence MKAQSYSLTGTKQDDVELPKVFSTPFREDLIHKAFVNLDSHHYQRQGRHPSAGQDVVAMSNDPPTGHHQARVARIRGGGPRRGQAAAVAMVRGGRQAHPPTSEKIVYKKLNKKENKLALCSAIAATASKDIVASRGHVVDKVPSFPLIVSDDIEKISKAKEISKVLDALNLSGDIKRLESRKARSGRSSLRGRATKIGKSILFVTKDPKNLEKACGSFLGVDVRAANALSVLDLAPGANPIRLTVYSKSAISELEKINSAHLELMEALQ
- a CDS encoding 50S ribosomal protein L23, with the protein product MNTSQATKIIIRPYITEKTFALIEKDSRICFIVDIDASKASIKEAVKTLYEQDAIDVNTARTISGKKAFVKFESVEKARDLATKIGML
- a CDS encoding 30S ribosomal protein S19, translated to MVKEFDYRGIPLEQLQNMSLEKLFEIFPARARRSLTRGITDGKRKLIEEIKLDKAGKSKNPIKTHIRDLIILPYMVGVTVSVFSGKEFVPVTITPHMIGHFVGEYVRTNKRVQHGAPGVGASRSSLYVPLK
- a CDS encoding 50S ribosomal protein L22; this translates as MPHFGYAFQNFDATKHVRASVREKDISHKHAREIAKMIQGLSIEKARDNLQEVVALKRAVPFRRFKNEVGHKSDTGVMSGRYPQKAATEFIRLLDNLEANAEYKGMDLDRLKIVSANTHKGVIVKRFTPRAQGRATPKNNVLTHIELVAQEA
- a CDS encoding 30S ribosomal protein S3 — translated: MSAVKNVIKDNYNMMLLKDYLRTAIKDAGFSHVEISKTPTGTRVVLHVTRPGIVIGRKGSGIRDLTEKLEKDFGLKSPQIAVNEIAQPELTSSVMCNRLASLIERGTAFRRATMWTLQQIMNAGAMGVQITVSGKLRGDRSSFEKHSLGILPRAGHQATIVVDEDITHVPTAMGYIGIRIRIAKKERHIPEFELKGMSAAEIETRRIAKEKADAEEKARTESEQIKLDAEKIEQLDLMEEVEEKIK